One genomic segment of Hymenobacter psoromatis includes these proteins:
- a CDS encoding toxin-antitoxin system YwqK family antitoxin has translation MKYLLWVLLCAGFTVSEAAAQQVIPPLKKDFLDSAWHVLPSAVGAHYRRETEWRDSTAGEVRDYFLSGQLQSREEFDNIRIRRYDGVSEYFAKDGQLLSHKEFTHGETTGEHRHYYPGGQLKRR, from the coding sequence ATGAAATACTTATTATGGGTCCTGCTCTGCGCCGGCTTTACCGTAAGCGAAGCGGCGGCTCAGCAAGTAATTCCACCGCTGAAAAAAGACTTTCTCGACTCCGCCTGGCACGTACTGCCCTCGGCGGTCGGGGCTCACTACCGCCGCGAAACCGAATGGCGCGACAGCACGGCGGGCGAAGTGCGCGACTATTTTCTGAGTGGGCAATTGCAAAGCCGGGAGGAGTTTGATAATATTCGCATACGCCGCTACGATGGAGTAAGCGAGTATTTTGCGAAAGATGGCCAACTGCTTAGCCACAAGGAGTTCACGCACGGCGAGACTACGGGCGAACATCGCCACTACTACCCCGGTGGGCAGCTAAAGCGCCGCTAG
- a CDS encoding ASCH/PUA domain-containing protein gives MSVVTTARTRTHELQLWTPCFQAVAAGTKPFDVRENDADFQVGDALLIREFDPDDRTYSGQTLLRWVSYVMPGGAFGVEAGWCVLGLGNVAPLPPGITDTRLW, from the coding sequence ATGTCCGTCGTCACTACTGCCCGCACGCGCACCCATGAGCTGCAGCTCTGGACGCCCTGCTTCCAGGCCGTAGCGGCCGGCACCAAGCCCTTCGACGTGCGCGAAAACGATGCTGATTTTCAGGTCGGCGACGCGCTTTTAATCCGGGAATTCGACCCCGATGACCGAACATACAGCGGCCAAACGCTGCTACGCTGGGTCAGCTACGTGATGCCCGGCGGCGCGTTTGGCGTCGAGGCGGGCTGGTGCGTGCTAGGCCTGGGCAACGTGGCTCCGCTGCCGCCCGGCATCACCGACACGCGCCTCTGGTAG
- a CDS encoding SGNH/GDSL hydrolase family protein — protein sequence MTSLFSLQKATRPALTLLGLGLGLAGCQTNIDAPSASPGTLDFTSYVAVGNSLTSGYTDGGLYNSAQATSYPALLAQQFGKTGKGPATFVQPAFSAGKADGSGYIKLLAANGALGPVVPSLANQFLGEQVAYTGQALLSGQPQLEAYSGAQPDNLGVPGISVLSSYAPLTGGLAPYGLLNQFYERLLTPAEKPTKDYVTYIGQKTPTFFTCWMGNNDVLTYATNGGVASPADPFSDLTDTLRFGIGYRAILTTMTKNGTVKGAVANIPGVTGVPYFTTVTVAAVNASIKGNAALPNAATAGLYITTAKGVRAATATDLLTLTAQGAIGQPSTTPGNPFPVGVGYSATQSNPLPSKYVLDPDEVTALTARTTQLNAIIAKTARRFNVPVVDMNAYFASVIASGAVSNAVSNNATFVTGNVFGLDGVHPTPRGYALIANEWLRVINNYYGSTIPGVNANDYRGVLLP from the coding sequence ATGACTTCTTTATTTTCTCTTCAAAAGGCCACCCGGCCGGCGCTGACGCTGCTGGGCCTGGGCCTCGGCCTGGCGGGCTGCCAGACCAATATTGATGCGCCTTCGGCCTCGCCGGGCACGCTCGACTTCACCAGCTACGTGGCCGTGGGCAACTCGCTCACCTCGGGCTACACCGACGGCGGCTTGTATAATTCGGCGCAGGCTACGTCCTACCCCGCCCTGCTGGCCCAGCAGTTCGGCAAAACCGGCAAAGGCCCGGCCACGTTCGTGCAGCCCGCTTTTTCGGCCGGCAAGGCCGATGGCTCGGGCTACATTAAGCTGCTAGCCGCCAACGGCGCGCTGGGACCGGTGGTGCCCTCGCTGGCCAATCAGTTTCTGGGCGAGCAGGTGGCCTACACTGGCCAGGCGCTGCTCAGCGGTCAGCCGCAGCTGGAGGCGTACAGCGGCGCGCAGCCCGATAACCTGGGTGTGCCGGGCATTTCGGTGCTCAGCAGCTATGCCCCGCTCACCGGCGGGCTGGCCCCTTACGGCCTGCTCAACCAGTTTTATGAGCGACTGCTCACGCCCGCCGAAAAGCCCACCAAGGACTACGTGACCTATATCGGCCAGAAAACGCCGACGTTCTTCACCTGCTGGATGGGTAATAACGATGTGCTGACCTACGCCACCAACGGGGGGGTAGCCTCGCCGGCTGACCCTTTCAGCGACCTCACCGATACCCTGCGCTTCGGTATCGGCTACCGCGCTATTCTGACCACGATGACTAAGAACGGCACCGTGAAAGGGGCGGTGGCCAACATTCCCGGCGTCACGGGCGTACCGTACTTCACCACCGTGACAGTGGCGGCCGTCAACGCCAGCATCAAGGGTAACGCCGCGCTGCCCAACGCCGCCACCGCCGGCCTCTACATCACGACGGCCAAGGGCGTGCGGGCCGCCACCGCCACTGACTTGCTGACGCTGACCGCCCAGGGTGCGATTGGCCAGCCCAGCACGACCCCCGGTAACCCCTTCCCGGTGGGCGTGGGCTACTCGGCCACGCAATCCAACCCACTGCCCAGCAAATACGTGCTCGACCCCGACGAAGTAACGGCCCTTACGGCCCGCACCACGCAGCTCAACGCCATCATCGCCAAAACGGCCCGGCGCTTCAACGTGCCGGTGGTGGATATGAACGCCTACTTCGCCAGCGTGATTGCCAGTGGGGCCGTGAGCAACGCGGTGAGTAACAACGCCACGTTCGTGACGGGCAACGTCTTCGGCCTCGACGGCGTGCACCCCACGCCCCGCGGCTACGCCCTGATTGCCAACGAGTGGCTGCGGGTTATCAATAATTACTACGGCTCGACCATTCCGGGCGTGAACGCCAACGACTACCGCGGCGTGCTGCTACCCTAA
- a CDS encoding OmpP1/FadL family transporter, with product MQVKSLLLAGGALLAATSGALASGFQVGLTGAKNVGMGNTGTGLYLDQASQFFNPGAFAFAPIGAQVGGNIAIPRISFRSGGADLGQQQLANKVVLPFSGFVGFGPKEGKWRLGAGIYTPFGSELHYQSGWAGRYALTDINLRSVFVQGTAAYAITPQLGVGVGVVVLALGDIDLQRDVPVQGQSNTQPLHAQLTGKADHKVGYNLGILFKPSDKLSVGVSYRSALDAHVANGDVTLTNVPASAAGAFSAKNFDVTLPLPDVYSFGIGVRPSEKLLLAFDANLVGWSRYQSLNFTYSGGVLGGAASSSSKRQYQDALAFHLGGQYKVTDKFALRAGTFYDFSCVRDGFVTPETPDADRIGVTAGFTYAITDRFGIDGSFLFEDFMQRSQSQDDLISNGTTDRVAGTYKTTIAVPGVQLYVKF from the coding sequence ATGCAAGTCAAATCCTTACTCCTCGCGGGCGGGGCGCTGCTGGCGGCTACGTCGGGCGCACTAGCCAGCGGCTTTCAGGTTGGCCTGACCGGCGCTAAGAACGTTGGCATGGGCAATACCGGCACCGGTCTTTACCTCGACCAGGCTTCGCAGTTTTTCAACCCTGGCGCGTTTGCCTTTGCTCCCATCGGGGCGCAGGTAGGCGGCAACATTGCCATCCCACGCATCAGCTTCCGCTCGGGCGGGGCCGACCTGGGCCAGCAGCAACTGGCAAATAAGGTGGTACTGCCTTTCAGCGGCTTCGTGGGCTTCGGGCCCAAGGAGGGCAAGTGGCGGCTGGGCGCGGGCATTTATACGCCCTTCGGCAGCGAGCTGCACTACCAGTCGGGCTGGGCTGGCCGCTACGCGCTCACCGACATTAATCTGCGCTCGGTGTTCGTGCAGGGCACGGCGGCTTACGCCATCACTCCGCAGCTGGGCGTGGGGGTAGGGGTAGTGGTGCTGGCCCTCGGCGACATAGACTTGCAGCGCGACGTGCCCGTGCAGGGCCAGAGCAATACCCAGCCGTTGCACGCGCAGCTCACGGGCAAGGCCGACCACAAGGTGGGCTATAACCTGGGCATCCTGTTTAAGCCCAGCGACAAGCTGAGCGTGGGCGTCAGCTACCGCTCGGCCCTCGACGCGCACGTGGCCAACGGCGACGTGACGCTCACCAACGTGCCGGCCTCGGCGGCCGGGGCTTTCTCGGCCAAGAATTTTGATGTGACCCTACCCCTGCCCGACGTATACAGCTTCGGCATCGGGGTGCGCCCTTCCGAAAAGCTGCTCCTCGCCTTCGACGCCAACCTCGTGGGCTGGAGCCGCTACCAGTCGCTCAACTTCACCTACTCGGGTGGCGTGCTGGGCGGCGCGGCTTCCTCTTCCTCCAAGCGTCAGTACCAGGACGCGCTGGCCTTCCACCTGGGCGGCCAGTATAAGGTGACGGATAAGTTTGCGCTGCGAGCCGGCACGTTCTACGATTTCAGCTGCGTGCGCGACGGCTTCGTGACCCCCGAAACGCCCGATGCCGACCGCATTGGCGTCACGGCGGGCTTCACCTACGCCATCACCGACCGGTTTGGCATTGATGGCTCGTTTCTGTTTGAAGACTTTATGCAGCGCAGCCAAAGCCAGGACGACCTCATCAGCAACGGTACCACCGACCGCGTGGCCGGCACCTACAAAACGACCATCGCCGTGCCTGGCGTGCAGCTGTACGTGAAATTCTAA
- the metH gene encoding methionine synthase, giving the protein MPATATLPTPPVLADPACCSPLPALLRQRLLILDGAMGTMIQRYPLEEEDFRGERFRDHPRPLRGNNDLLSLTRPDIIRAIHAEYFAAGADMVETNTFSGTTIAQADYALESVVYELNYESARLAREVADEFTAQNPAQPRFVAGAIGPTNRTASLSPDVNRPGYRAVTFDELAAAYLEQTRGLVDGGVDALLIETIFDTLNAKAALFAVQQFFNEGGREVPVMISGTITDASGRTLSGQTVEAFWHSIKHLPLLSVGLNCALGADQLRTYVRELARLADVPVSAYPNAGLPNAFGGYDESAQEFAALVEDYLKEGLLNVVGGCCGTTPQHIAELRKLAVKYPTRPLQLHKKAELKELAIDGIIDSDAPLNPHASLSLAGLEPFNITPASLFVNIGERCNVTGSRAFARLVRSGDYEAALAVARAQVEGGAQVLDINMDEGMLDSEAAMTTFLHLIASEPDIARLPLMIDSSKWSVIEAGLKCVQGKSIVNSISLKEGEETFKRHARLVRQYGAAAVVMAFDENGQADSYERRIEICQRSYNILTEEVGFPAEDIIFDPNILTVGTGLDEHRNYAVDFIESVRWIKANLPGCRTSGGVSNVSFSYRGNDVVREAMNAAFLYHAIRAGLDMGIVNAGQLAVYDEIPPELLERCEDVLLNRRDDATERLVDFAETVKQKGKVEVVADAWRSLPVAERLQHALVRGITEFIDQDTEEVRQQLPRPLDVIEGPLMGGMNVVGDLFGAGKMFLPQVVKSARVMKKAVAYLQPFLEAEKEGTARRTAGKILLATVKGDVHDIGKNIVGVVLACNNFEIVDLGVMVPLERILDEAQKQGADIIGLSGLITPSLDEMVYVAREMEKRKLTTPLLIGGATTSRLHTAVKIAPSYSGSAVYVNDASRSVGVAASLLGSGKDAYTQTIKVEYQAMRDDHASRQRDKSYLSIKAARANGFHADWETTPITKPSFLGTQVLDNYPLEELARYIDWTPFFHTWELKGRYPRILEDENLGEAARRLFEDAQQMLAEVIADRTLTARAVLGFWPANTKDYDTIEIYEDDTRQQVRDELFTLRQQGEKGPGVPNVAFSDYLAPRETGRADYLGGFAVTAGVGIEKLIEKYEADHDDYSSIMIKALADRLAEAFAERLHQRVREEFWGYAPNENLSGEELIKEEYRGIRPAPGYPGCPDHTEKITLFRLLDAENQTGIILTENLAMYPTAAVSGMYYAHPAARYFGLGKIGADQVADMAERKHMPLPELERWLMPNLNYDPA; this is encoded by the coding sequence ATGCCCGCCACCGCCACGCTCCCTACCCCCCCCGTTCTCGCCGACCCTGCCTGTTGCTCACCGCTGCCCGCGCTGCTGCGCCAGCGACTGCTGATTCTGGACGGCGCAATGGGCACCATGATTCAGCGCTACCCCCTGGAAGAAGAGGACTTCCGGGGCGAGCGGTTTCGGGACCACCCGCGCCCGCTGCGCGGCAACAATGACCTGCTGAGCCTGACGCGGCCCGACATTATCCGGGCCATTCACGCCGAGTATTTCGCGGCCGGGGCCGACATGGTGGAAACCAATACCTTCAGCGGCACCACCATCGCGCAGGCCGACTACGCCCTGGAAAGCGTGGTGTACGAGTTGAACTATGAGTCGGCGCGCCTAGCCCGTGAGGTAGCCGACGAGTTTACGGCCCAAAACCCCGCGCAGCCGCGCTTCGTAGCCGGGGCCATCGGCCCCACCAACCGCACCGCCTCGCTCTCGCCCGATGTGAACCGCCCCGGCTACCGCGCCGTGACCTTCGACGAGCTGGCCGCCGCCTACCTGGAGCAAACCCGCGGCCTCGTGGACGGCGGCGTGGATGCGCTGCTCATCGAAACCATCTTCGACACCCTCAATGCCAAGGCTGCGCTCTTCGCCGTGCAGCAGTTCTTCAACGAGGGGGGTAGGGAAGTGCCCGTCATGATTTCGGGCACCATCACCGACGCCTCAGGCCGCACCCTGAGCGGGCAAACGGTGGAGGCGTTCTGGCACAGCATCAAGCACTTGCCGCTGCTGAGCGTGGGCCTCAACTGCGCTCTCGGGGCTGACCAGCTCCGCACCTACGTGCGCGAGCTGGCCCGCCTGGCCGACGTGCCCGTGTCGGCCTACCCCAACGCCGGCCTGCCCAACGCCTTCGGCGGCTACGACGAGAGCGCCCAGGAGTTCGCCGCGCTGGTCGAGGATTATCTCAAAGAAGGCCTGCTGAACGTGGTGGGCGGCTGCTGCGGCACTACCCCGCAGCACATTGCCGAGCTGCGCAAGCTGGCCGTAAAATACCCGACGCGCCCGTTGCAATTGCACAAAAAAGCCGAGCTGAAAGAGCTGGCAATTGATGGCATTATCGACAGCGATGCGCCGCTTAATCCGCACGCTTCCCTGAGTCTGGCTGGTTTAGAGCCGTTTAATATCACCCCGGCCAGCCTGTTCGTCAACATCGGCGAGCGGTGCAATGTGACGGGCTCCCGCGCCTTTGCCCGCCTCGTGCGCTCGGGCGATTACGAGGCGGCGCTGGCCGTGGCCCGCGCCCAGGTGGAAGGCGGCGCGCAGGTGCTCGACATCAACATGGACGAGGGCATGCTCGACTCGGAGGCGGCCATGACCACCTTTTTGCACCTCATCGCCTCGGAGCCCGACATTGCCCGCCTACCCCTCATGATTGACTCCAGCAAGTGGAGCGTGATTGAGGCCGGCCTGAAGTGCGTGCAGGGCAAGAGCATCGTCAATTCGATTTCCCTAAAAGAGGGGGAGGAGACCTTCAAGCGCCACGCCCGGCTGGTGCGCCAGTACGGCGCGGCGGCCGTGGTCATGGCCTTTGATGAAAACGGCCAGGCCGACAGCTACGAGCGGCGCATTGAAATCTGCCAGCGCTCGTATAATATTCTTACTGAAGAAGTTGGCTTCCCGGCCGAGGATATCATCTTCGACCCCAACATCCTGACCGTGGGCACCGGCCTGGACGAGCACCGCAACTATGCGGTGGACTTTATCGAATCCGTGCGCTGGATAAAGGCTAATCTGCCCGGCTGCCGCACCAGCGGCGGCGTGAGCAACGTGAGCTTCTCGTACCGGGGCAACGACGTGGTGCGCGAAGCCATGAACGCGGCCTTCCTCTACCACGCCATCCGGGCGGGGTTGGACATGGGCATCGTGAACGCCGGCCAGCTCGCCGTGTACGACGAGATTCCGCCCGAACTGCTCGAACGCTGTGAGGATGTGCTGCTTAACCGCCGTGACGATGCCACCGAGCGCCTCGTGGACTTCGCCGAAACGGTGAAGCAGAAGGGCAAGGTGGAGGTAGTAGCCGACGCCTGGCGCTCGCTACCCGTGGCCGAGCGCCTGCAACACGCCCTGGTGCGCGGCATCACCGAGTTTATCGACCAGGATACCGAGGAGGTGCGTCAGCAATTGCCCCGCCCGCTCGACGTGATTGAAGGCCCGCTGATGGGCGGCATGAACGTGGTCGGCGACCTGTTTGGGGCCGGCAAAATGTTCCTGCCCCAAGTGGTGAAGTCGGCGCGGGTAATGAAGAAGGCGGTGGCGTACTTGCAGCCGTTTCTGGAAGCGGAGAAGGAAGGCACGGCCCGCCGCACGGCCGGTAAAATCCTGCTGGCCACCGTAAAAGGCGACGTGCACGACATCGGTAAAAACATCGTGGGCGTGGTGCTGGCCTGCAATAATTTTGAAATTGTGGACCTCGGCGTGATGGTGCCGCTGGAACGCATTTTGGACGAAGCCCAGAAGCAGGGCGCGGATATTATTGGCCTGAGCGGCCTCATCACGCCCTCGCTCGATGAGATGGTGTACGTGGCCCGCGAGATGGAAAAGCGCAAGCTCACTACCCCCCTGCTCATCGGTGGAGCCACGACCTCACGCCTGCATACGGCCGTGAAAATCGCGCCTTCCTACTCGGGCTCAGCCGTGTACGTGAACGATGCCTCGCGCTCGGTGGGGGTAGCGGCCAGCTTGCTGGGCTCGGGTAAAGACGCTTACACGCAGACAATTAAGGTGGAATACCAGGCCATGCGTGACGACCACGCCAGCCGCCAGCGCGACAAAAGCTACCTCAGCATCAAGGCGGCCCGCGCCAACGGCTTCCACGCCGATTGGGAAACTACGCCCATCACCAAGCCGAGCTTTTTGGGTACGCAGGTGTTAGATAATTACCCTTTGGAAGAGCTGGCGCGCTATATTGATTGGACGCCCTTCTTCCACACCTGGGAATTGAAGGGCCGCTACCCCCGCATTCTGGAAGATGAGAACCTGGGCGAAGCCGCCCGCCGCCTCTTCGAAGATGCGCAGCAGATGTTGGCCGAAGTCATTGCCGATAGAACCCTCACGGCCCGCGCCGTGCTAGGCTTTTGGCCCGCCAACACGAAGGACTACGACACCATCGAAATCTACGAAGACGACACCCGCCAGCAGGTGCGCGACGAGCTTTTCACGCTGCGCCAGCAGGGCGAAAAAGGCCCCGGCGTGCCTAACGTGGCCTTTTCGGACTACCTCGCGCCCCGCGAAACCGGCCGCGCCGACTACCTCGGCGGCTTCGCCGTAACGGCCGGGGTAGGGATTGAAAAGCTCATCGAAAAATACGAGGCCGACCACGACGACTATTCCAGCATCATGATAAAAGCGCTGGCCGACCGCCTGGCCGAAGCCTTCGCCGAGCGCCTGCACCAGCGCGTGCGCGAGGAGTTCTGGGGCTACGCGCCGAACGAAAACCTGAGCGGCGAGGAGTTGATTAAGGAGGAATACCGCGGCATCCGGCCCGCGCCCGGCTACCCCGGCTGCCCCGACCACACCGAGAAAATCACGCTTTTCCGCCTACTGGACGCGGAAAACCAGACGGGTATCATCCTCACCGAAAACCTGGCCATGTACCCCACCGCCGCCGTGAGCGGCATGTACTACGCCCACCCGGCGGCGCGCTACTTCGGCCTGGGCAAAATCGGCGCGGACCAGGTAGCCGACATGGCCGAGCGCAAGCACATGCCGCTGCCGGAGCTGGAGCGGTGGCTGATGCCGAATTTGAACTACGACCCGGCCTGA
- a CDS encoding alpha/beta hydrolase translates to MKPFFRWLALPPLGLLLAAATVLLANEWAVARASHRVANIAYVSASAPDFDPKSQLLDVYQPTKASPTPRPVVLFIHGGSWDSGSKDDILYKAIGRRLARQGFVGVVISYRLAPQVLVPAQAYDCARALAWTVAHIGEYGGDPARLVLMGHSAGGGLAALLATGSDTLLARVGLPPRAAHAVLLDDPAGLDMLDYLTKMQYAGDEKYLVPFSQDPAVWRQASALYHMRAGAPPFSIYIGGDTYPSIKISSEKFRQRMKQLGQEPKYTVLPGKKHVGMVTQLFWENNLLYQELHRLAE, encoded by the coding sequence ATGAAGCCTTTTTTTCGTTGGCTGGCGCTGCCGCCGCTGGGCCTGCTGCTGGCCGCCGCCACCGTGCTGCTGGCCAACGAGTGGGCCGTGGCCCGCGCCAGCCACCGCGTGGCCAACATCGCCTACGTGTCCGCCTCGGCCCCCGATTTTGACCCCAAAAGCCAGCTGCTCGACGTGTATCAGCCCACCAAAGCTAGCCCTACCCCCCGGCCGGTGGTGCTCTTCATCCACGGCGGCAGCTGGGACAGCGGCAGCAAAGATGATATCTTGTATAAAGCCATCGGGCGGCGCCTGGCCCGGCAAGGATTTGTGGGCGTGGTAATTAGCTACCGGCTCGCGCCCCAAGTGTTGGTGCCCGCGCAGGCTTACGACTGCGCCCGCGCCCTGGCCTGGACGGTGGCTCACATCGGCGAGTACGGCGGCGACCCGGCCCGCCTTGTGCTGATGGGCCACTCGGCGGGCGGTGGGCTGGCCGCCCTGCTGGCCACCGGCTCCGATACGCTGCTGGCGCGGGTGGGCCTACCCCCCCGCGCCGCCCACGCCGTGCTGCTCGACGACCCCGCCGGCCTCGACATGCTCGACTACCTCACCAAAATGCAATATGCCGGCGATGAAAAATACCTGGTGCCGTTCAGCCAGGACCCGGCGGTGTGGCGGCAGGCGTCGGCCCTGTACCACATGCGGGCCGGTGCGCCGCCGTTTAGCATCTATATCGGCGGCGATACCTACCCCTCCATTAAAATCAGCAGCGAGAAATTCCGGCAGCGCATGAAGCAGCTGGGCCAGGAGCCGAAGTACACGGTGCTGCCCGGCAAGAAGCACGTGGGTATGGTAACGCAATTGTTTTGGGAGAATAATCTGCTATATCAGGAGCTGCACCGGCTGGCGGAGTGA
- a CDS encoding energy transducer TonB, with the protein MPYFEYYIMPVYSGGDGSPRAIAAAVGQRFTYPEDARRMGIQGQVVLTFFVNTQGQVEDIKVIEGLWPSVNTEAMLAVSKLKRFKPALINGEPARFSFKLPLQLKL; encoded by the coding sequence ATGCCCTACTTCGAGTACTACATTATGCCCGTGTACTCGGGAGGAGATGGCAGCCCGCGCGCTATTGCGGCGGCCGTTGGCCAGCGCTTCACGTACCCGGAAGATGCCCGCCGCATGGGCATTCAAGGCCAGGTCGTGCTTACGTTTTTTGTCAACACGCAGGGCCAAGTGGAAGATATAAAGGTTATTGAGGGCCTTTGGCCATCCGTTAATACGGAAGCCATGCTAGCAGTCAGCAAGCTGAAGCGCTTCAAACCAGCGCTCATTAATGGCGAGCCGGCTAGGTTCAGTTTTAAACTGCCGCTGCAACTGAAGCTCTGA
- the metF gene encoding methylenetetrahydrofolate reductase [NAD(P)H], with protein MKVTDHLARAAGKTLFSFEVLPPRKGENIHSLFANIEPLMEFKPPFIDVTYHREEFVLRERPGGLLQRKAVRKRPGTVGICAAIKNRFDVDTVPHLICGGFAKEETENALIDLHFLGIDNVLALRGDPIKSEGHFQPHPDGHRYACDLIGQVDSLNHGRYHDHDEQYQPAGSEPVLCTDFCIGTAGYPEKHFEAPNLGSDIRFLKEKIDRGADYIVTQMFFDNEEFFKFEKHCREAGITVPIIPGLKPLTTKAQLIALPRAFFLNIPEALAEAIHKAPDNAAAREVGIAWCLHQSRELQAHGVPCLHYYSMGKADAIRRVAAELF; from the coding sequence ATGAAAGTAACCGACCACTTGGCCCGCGCCGCCGGCAAAACGCTGTTTTCCTTCGAGGTCCTACCCCCCCGCAAGGGCGAGAATATCCACTCGCTATTCGCGAATATCGAGCCGTTGATGGAGTTCAAGCCGCCGTTTATTGACGTCACCTACCACCGCGAGGAATTTGTGCTGCGCGAGCGGCCGGGCGGGCTCTTGCAGCGCAAGGCCGTGCGCAAGCGGCCGGGCACGGTGGGCATCTGCGCGGCCATCAAAAACCGCTTCGACGTGGATACCGTGCCGCACCTCATCTGCGGCGGCTTTGCCAAGGAAGAAACCGAGAATGCGCTGATTGACTTGCACTTTTTGGGTATTGATAATGTGCTGGCGCTGCGTGGCGACCCCATCAAGAGTGAAGGGCACTTCCAGCCGCACCCCGACGGCCACCGCTACGCTTGCGACCTCATCGGGCAGGTGGATTCCCTTAACCACGGCCGCTACCACGACCACGACGAGCAGTACCAGCCCGCTGGCTCCGAGCCCGTGCTGTGCACCGATTTCTGCATCGGCACGGCCGGCTACCCCGAAAAGCATTTTGAGGCCCCCAATCTAGGCTCCGACATCCGCTTTCTCAAGGAAAAAATTGACCGCGGGGCCGACTACATCGTGACGCAGATGTTTTTCGATAACGAGGAGTTTTTCAAATTTGAGAAGCACTGCCGCGAGGCAGGCATCACGGTACCCATCATCCCCGGCCTTAAGCCCCTGACTACCAAGGCGCAGCTCATCGCCCTACCCCGCGCTTTCTTCCTTAATATCCCCGAGGCGCTGGCCGAGGCCATTCATAAGGCTCCCGACAATGCCGCCGCCCGCGAGGTCGGCATTGCGTGGTGCCTGCACCAGAGCCGCGAGCTGCAAGCCCACGGCGTGCCCTGCCTGCACTATTACTCAATGGGCAAAGCCGATGCCATCAGGCGCGTCGCGGCGGAGCTGTTTTAG